A region of Paenibacillus thiaminolyticus DNA encodes the following proteins:
- the mdh gene encoding malate dehydrogenase yields the protein MAIRRNKITVVGAGFTGATTALMLAQKELGDVVLVDIPQLENPTKGKALDMLEASPVQGFDSQITGTSNYEDTKDSDIVIITAGVARKPGMSRDDLVNTNAGIVKSVCENVKKYCPNAYVIILSNPVDAMTYAAFETLGFPKNRVIGQSGVLDTARYCTFIAQELNVSVEDVRGVVLGGHGDDMVPLVRYTNVGGVPIEKLIPQERIDAIVQRTRVGGGEIVNLLGNGSAYYAPAASLVQMTEAILKDKKRILPVIAYLEGEYGYDKLFMGVLAVLGGDGIEKVIEIDLTPEERVALDKSAESVRNVIKVVAG from the coding sequence ATGGCTATTCGACGCAACAAGATTACAGTAGTAGGTGCGGGATTCACGGGTGCTACTACTGCTTTGATGCTCGCCCAAAAGGAACTCGGAGACGTTGTATTGGTGGATATCCCCCAACTCGAGAATCCAACGAAGGGGAAGGCGCTTGACATGCTGGAGGCAAGCCCGGTGCAAGGGTTCGACAGCCAGATTACAGGTACCTCCAACTATGAAGATACGAAGGATTCCGACATCGTCATCATTACGGCGGGTGTAGCGCGGAAGCCGGGCATGAGCCGGGACGATCTCGTCAACACGAATGCAGGCATCGTGAAGTCCGTCTGCGAAAATGTGAAAAAATACTGCCCAAATGCTTACGTTATCATTTTGAGCAATCCGGTCGATGCGATGACCTACGCCGCATTTGAGACGCTTGGCTTCCCGAAGAACCGCGTCATCGGTCAATCCGGCGTCCTGGACACGGCTCGTTACTGCACGTTCATCGCGCAGGAATTGAACGTGTCGGTGGAAGATGTCCGCGGGGTCGTGCTTGGCGGACATGGCGACGACATGGTGCCGCTCGTTCGGTACACGAATGTCGGCGGCGTGCCGATTGAGAAGCTGATTCCGCAGGAGCGCATTGATGCGATCGTGCAGCGCACCCGCGTAGGCGGCGGCGAGATCGTGAACCTGCTTGGCAACGGCAGCGCCTACTATGCGCCGGCGGCATCGCTGGTACAGATGACCGAAGCAATTCTGAAGGACAAGAAGCGCATTCTGCCGGTCATTGCTTACCTGGAGGGCGAATATGGCTACGACAAGCTGTTCATGGGCGTATTGGCCGTACTGGGCGGCGACGGCATCGAGAAAGTGATCGAGATTGACTTGACGCCGGAAGAGCGGGTGGCCTTGGACAAATCGGCTGAATCCGTGCGGAATGTTATCAAAGTTGTCGCCGGATAA